Part of the Cryptosporangium arvum DSM 44712 genome, TTCGGGACAGCCCGCTGCACGACCTGGCTCGGGACCACGTGCGCGCGCTCGGCCGGATCGCCGCCGCCGCGGGAGGTCGCTCGCTAGGCGACGTCGGCCGCGCCACGGCCCTGCTGTTCAGCGCTCTGCTGCTCAGCTGTGACGTGTTCTGACCGGTGATTTCCTTTCATCGGACCGGGGTACCGTCAACAACGTTCGGCGGCACCGGCGCCCCGCGAAACCGCTCGAGAGGGGAGCCGACGACCGTGACCGTGCTCCTCGACACCGATCTCCTGCCGGAATCCGAGCGCCTGGACGCCCTGCACGCCGCGTTCGAGGACCGGAGTCCCCGGCGGAGCATCGTGGTGGACGCCGATCAGGCGCGCTACCGGATCGAGCGGTTCGACCTCGGGTCGGACGTCCAGCTGCTCCACACCGGTGGCAACGCGCTGCGGATCGTGCGCACCGGCCGCCAGGTTCGGTCGGACGCCTCCGAGCACGTGGCGATCGGGCTGCGTCGTCGCGGCGCCGGGATGGTGTCCACCGCGGGCACCGATGTCGAACTCCCGGTCGGGCACCTCAACTGCACGGACATGACCCGCCCCTACGAGCTGGTGCACGGCGCCGCCAATGTTCACGACGTCCTCATTCTCGGTAACGCGCAAGCGGGCGTGTCCGTCGACGTGGTCCGCGCCGCGGCGCCGGTGCTGCGGCGCAGCCCGGTCTACGACCTGGTGCGCGGGCACCTGGACAACTTGTACCGGGCGGCGACCGGTCTGGGCGGCGACCACCGGCAGCTGACGGGGCAGGCCACCGCCGCGCTGGTGTGCGCGCTGCTGACCACGGCGGCGGAGTCCCGCGACCAGGACGACGCGATGGACGCCGCGCTCGCGGCCCGCCTCACCCTGTACCTCGAGATGCACCTGGCCGATCGCGACCTCACGGTGGAGAAGGTCGCCGCGGCGCACGCCATCTCGGTGCGGCACCTCTACAACGTGTGGGCACGCGCCGGGCACGAGAGCACACCGGCGCAGTGGATCCTCGAGCGGCGCCTGCGGCGGGCCCGGAATCTGCTCACCGAGAAGAAGTCGCGACACCACAGCATCGCGGCGGTCGCGCGTCTCAGCGGCTTCGCCGACAGCAGC contains:
- a CDS encoding helix-turn-helix domain-containing protein, giving the protein MTVLLDTDLLPESERLDALHAAFEDRSPRRSIVVDADQARYRIERFDLGSDVQLLHTGGNALRIVRTGRQVRSDASEHVAIGLRRRGAGMVSTAGTDVELPVGHLNCTDMTRPYELVHGAANVHDVLILGNAQAGVSVDVVRAAAPVLRRSPVYDLVRGHLDNLYRAATGLGGDHRQLTGQATAALVCALLTTAAESRDQDDAMDAALAARLTLYLEMHLADRDLTVEKVAAAHAISVRHLYNVWARAGHESTPAQWILERRLRRARNLLTEKKSRHHSIAAVARLSGFADSSHFSRRFRQTFGVSPTEWRATR